A single Phoenix dactylifera cultivar Barhee BC4 chromosome 1, palm_55x_up_171113_PBpolish2nd_filt_p, whole genome shotgun sequence DNA region contains:
- the LOC103716623 gene encoding uncharacterized protein LOC103716623, whose product MFRSRARPTVNHVRKEKNPFPDGSSCIIVLQLFALNFSQQDSSSTYILGKLEADDAVFGSGVGGPCCAGLLAGYKQNVLVLESHNVFQRFLTHWERSIPCAPYDHGWFTYLKASFCHE is encoded by the exons ATGTTCAGGAGCCGCGCCCGACCAACGGTCAACCACGtacgaaaagaaaagaatcccTTCCCAG ATGGCTCATCATGTATTATTGTGCTCCAATTGTTTGCTCTCAATTTTTCACAGCAGGATTCTAGCTCAACGTATATACTAG GGAAGCTGGAAGCAGATGATGCTGTTTTTGGAAGTGGTGTTGGTGGACCATGCTGTGCCGGACTGTTAGCTGGATACAAGCAGAATGTTCTTGTGTTAGAAAGTCATAATGTTTTCCAGAG GTTCTTGACGCATTGGGAGAGGTCCATTCCATGTGCACCCTATGATCATGGATGGTTTACATACCTGAAGGCGAGTTTTTGTCATGAATAG
- the LOC103716626 gene encoding putative methylesterase 14, chloroplastic, with the protein MGNALICLSKKERGGIGSRSKRTSNSRSQRKMVSEEEQLHRQALALAIQQHQLSQRFDGSMSRRIGSTSSRRRDLPDSITNGKQVPVSLENLETKKIILVHGEGFGAWCWYKTISLLEEVGMQPVALDLTGSGIDHTDTNSITTLADYTKPLINYLQDLPEDEKVILVGHSCGGASMSYALECFPKKITKAVFVSATMVLDGQRPFDVFAEELASADVFLQESRFLVYGNGRDKSPTGLVLDKQQIKGLYFNQSPSKDISLAAVSMRPIPLAPIMEKLSLTPENYGSVHRYFIQTLDDRIVSPDIQEKLVRENPPHRVYKIKGSDHCPFFSKPQSLNKILLEIAQL; encoded by the exons ATGGGCAACGCATTGATTTGCTTATCAAAGAAGGAGAGAGGTGGCATCGGGTCACGGAGCAAGCGAACCTCGAATTCGAGGTCACAGAGGAAGATGGTGTCCGAAGAGGAGCAGCTGCATCGCCAGGCCCTGGCTTTGGCGATCCAGCAGCACCAGCTATCGCAGCGGTTCGATGGCTCGATGTCCCGGAGGATTGGGTCCACAAGCTCTCGGAGGCGGGACCTTCCTGATTCAATCACCAATGGAAAGCAG GTCCCAGTTTCTCTCGAGAATCTTGAAACAAAGAAAATTATTCTAGTCCATGGAGAAGGATTTGGAGCGTGGTGTTGGTACAAGACTATTTCTCTGTTGGAGGAAGTAGGAATGCAGCCTGTTGCTCTGGATCTCACAGGGTCTGGGATAGACCACACCGATACAAATAGCATAACAACTTTGGCAGACTACACAAAGCCATTGATAAATTACCTGCAAGACCTTCCTGAGGATGAAAAG GTTATTTTGGTTGGCCATAGCTGTGGAGGTGCTAGCATGTCGTATGCACTAGAGTGTTTCCCAAAAAAGATCACCAAAGCAGTATTTGTTAGTGCTACAATGGTACTGGATGGGCAAAGACCTTTCGATGTGTTTGCTGAAGAA CTAGCATCTGCTGATGTTTTCTTGCAAGAGTCTCGATTTCTAGTCTATGGCAATGGAAGAGACAAGTCTCCTACTGGCCTTGTGTTGGACAAGCAACAAATTAAAGGACTATACTTCAACCAGAGTCCTTCCAAG GATATATCTTTGGCCGCAGTATCAATGAGACCCATCCCACTGGCACCAATCATGGAGAAGCTGTCTCTAACCCCAGAAAACTATGGCTCTGTCCATCGGTATTTCATCCAAACACTTGATGACCGCATAGTCTCACCCGACATCCAGGAGAAGCTGGTCCGGGAGAACCCACCTCACAGGGTCTACAAGATCAAAGGCAGCGATCACTGCCCGTTCTTCTCAAAGCCACAGTCTCTGAACAAAATTTTGCTTGAAATCGCCCAGCTCTAA